A window from Opitutia bacterium ISCC 52 encodes these proteins:
- the nuoD gene encoding NADH dehydrogenase (quinone) subunit D yields MATKDISIGDVLSRSSDYEQELDTEKMTLSMGPSHPSTHGVLRLILELDGEVVTKCEPVLGYLHRGDEKIAENMTYNQFVPYTDRLDYLAPLANNVAYAIAVEKLAHLEVPPRCQAIRVLVSELARISAHLLGLGAYAMDTGALTVFMFTFTEREKLYTLFEKLTGARLTTSFTRIGGVARDLPDDWMNEVKQFVDQLIPVLDEVDGLLTRNRIFVDRTKDVGVISKEDAISYGLTGPNLRGSGVPLDLRIDRPYSGYEKYDFDVPVGSVGDSYDRYLIRMEEMRQSVSIVKQVIDKMPEGPYYAEDAKRIFPPSKDKIMSSMEELIQNFMITTQGPQMPAGEVYFEAENPKGALGFFIHSKGGGVPYRLKIRGPSFCNLSILPIVCVGAMISDVVAILGSLDFVMGECDR; encoded by the coding sequence GAGTTTTACGTTTAATATTAGAGTTGGACGGGGAAGTCGTAACCAAGTGTGAGCCTGTTTTAGGTTATTTGCACCGTGGTGATGAGAAGATCGCTGAGAACATGACCTATAATCAATTCGTGCCTTACACGGATCGATTGGACTACCTGGCTCCTTTGGCGAACAATGTGGCTTATGCCATTGCGGTTGAGAAGTTGGCTCATCTTGAGGTGCCTCCTCGTTGCCAGGCGATTCGGGTTCTGGTCTCCGAGCTGGCTCGTATCTCGGCTCACCTGCTCGGACTCGGAGCTTATGCGATGGATACCGGTGCTCTCACCGTCTTCATGTTCACCTTCACTGAGCGGGAAAAGCTCTATACGCTTTTTGAGAAATTAACCGGAGCTCGTTTAACCACCAGTTTCACCCGTATTGGTGGAGTCGCTCGCGATCTTCCTGATGATTGGATGAACGAGGTGAAGCAATTTGTGGATCAGTTGATCCCGGTTCTGGACGAAGTGGATGGGTTGCTTACGCGCAATCGTATCTTCGTAGACCGAACCAAAGATGTCGGTGTGATCTCCAAGGAAGATGCAATCAGCTATGGATTGACCGGTCCCAATCTTCGTGGATCAGGTGTCCCGCTCGATTTGCGTATCGACCGGCCTTATTCTGGGTACGAGAAATACGACTTTGATGTGCCAGTCGGCTCGGTGGGGGATAGCTATGATCGCTACCTTATCCGCATGGAAGAAATGCGCCAAAGTGTATCTATAGTAAAGCAGGTCATCGATAAGATGCCTGAAGGTCCTTATTACGCTGAAGACGCAAAACGGATATTTCCTCCTTCCAAAGACAAGATCATGAGTAGCATGGAGGAACTGATCCAGAACTTCATGATTACGACTCAAGGGCCACAAATGCCAGCTGGGGAAGTTTACTTTGAAGCGGAGAATCCAAAAGGCGCATTAGGGTTCTTTATCCACTCGAAGGGTGGAGGAGTTCCTTATCGTTTGAAAATTCGAGGCCCCTCTTTCTGTAATTTAAGTATCCTGCCAATAGTATGCGTCGGAGCGATGATTTCCGATGTGGTGGCCATTCTTGGTAGCCTGGACTTTGTGATGGGGGAATGTGACCGATGA
- the nuoE gene encoding NADH-quinone oxidoreductase subunit NuoE gives MNLSAETLEKIETTIPKYPEKRSAVMPLLHFVQSEQKYISNEAIEWIAEKLEIEPINVLEVVTFFPYYRQEKLGTVHVRVCRTLSCALMGAYKLGDELEKALDCKMGHTKEDGSVTLEYGECLAACGTGPVVLVDEDLYEKLNQTEAVGPMLEEIKKRAQAGAASE, from the coding sequence ATGAATTTATCAGCTGAAACATTAGAAAAAATCGAAACTACGATTCCGAAGTATCCGGAAAAACGTAGCGCCGTGATGCCCTTGCTCCACTTTGTTCAGTCGGAGCAAAAATACATTTCAAACGAAGCCATCGAATGGATCGCTGAAAAGCTGGAGATCGAGCCCATCAACGTACTAGAGGTGGTCACTTTCTTTCCTTACTATCGTCAGGAGAAACTTGGCACGGTGCACGTTCGTGTGTGCCGGACTTTGTCCTGTGCATTGATGGGGGCTTACAAGCTTGGGGATGAATTGGAAAAAGCCCTCGATTGTAAGATGGGCCACACCAAGGAAGACGGATCTGTCACGCTCGAGTATGGCGAATGCCTGGCTGCTTGCGGAACCGGACCTGTAGTACTCGTGGACGAAGATTTATATGAGAAACTAAATCAAACGGAGGCTGTAGGGCCGATGCTTGAGGAAATTAAAAAACGGGCTCAGGCGGGAGCCGCCTCAGAATAG
- the nuoF gene encoding NADH-quinone oxidoreductase subunit NuoF has translation MAAVERKILLKHADEDYYSPSIDSYLEHGGYEGLKKALAEKPEDLREAVKDSGLRGRGGAGFSCGIKWSLVDRNSGKPIYLICNCDESEPGTFKDRQLVHKDPHQLIEGMMISAFANDVALAFIYIREEMPLGAKILEKAIEEARAKNLVGENILGSGYSCDIVVHRGAGAYICGEETGLIESMEGKRPYPRIKPPFFPAVLGLYQCPTIVNNVETLCNVVHVVNMGVEEYTKIGRHGNTGTRIWCVSGMVKNPGYYEIEPMTMKEFLYDVCGGPLPGRKFKGCIPGGGSMKILGAEETYTDREGKSFSFDEIIVDYDGIAAAGSMSGSSGMMILDDSTDIVEALANITAFYAHESCGQCTPCREGSLWTKKITARMCTGGARPQDVDLLYDMAGNIGGRTVCPMGYSTTWPVQSYIEKFRDEFDSKAQANECGMKSFDERLIEK, from the coding sequence ATGGCAGCCGTTGAAAGAAAAATTTTATTAAAACACGCCGACGAGGATTACTATTCGCCGAGCATTGATAGCTACCTCGAACACGGTGGTTATGAAGGACTGAAAAAAGCTTTGGCTGAAAAGCCTGAAGATCTGCGCGAAGCAGTGAAGGACTCCGGTCTCCGTGGACGTGGTGGTGCAGGATTTTCTTGTGGAATCAAGTGGAGCCTGGTAGACCGCAATAGTGGCAAGCCCATCTACTTGATTTGCAATTGCGATGAGTCTGAGCCTGGCACCTTCAAGGATCGCCAGCTGGTGCATAAAGACCCACATCAGTTGATCGAAGGGATGATGATCTCGGCTTTCGCGAATGACGTGGCATTGGCCTTTATTTACATCCGCGAGGAAATGCCTCTCGGAGCCAAGATTCTGGAAAAGGCAATTGAGGAGGCTCGTGCCAAAAACTTGGTAGGGGAAAATATTCTAGGTTCCGGTTACTCGTGCGACATTGTGGTTCACCGTGGAGCGGGAGCTTACATTTGTGGCGAAGAAACAGGATTGATTGAGTCGATGGAAGGCAAGCGGCCCTATCCAAGAATCAAACCTCCTTTCTTTCCTGCTGTTCTAGGTCTTTATCAGTGCCCGACCATCGTTAATAACGTTGAGACACTTTGTAACGTCGTTCACGTCGTGAATATGGGCGTTGAAGAATACACCAAAATTGGGCGTCATGGAAATACGGGTACGCGTATCTGGTGTGTGAGTGGCATGGTTAAGAATCCCGGCTACTACGAGATCGAGCCGATGACGATGAAGGAGTTTCTTTACGATGTCTGCGGTGGCCCATTGCCCGGTCGAAAATTCAAAGGCTGTATTCCCGGCGGAGGCTCTATGAAGATTCTTGGTGCAGAGGAGACTTATACAGACCGTGAAGGAAAATCATTTAGCTTTGATGAAATCATTGTCGATTACGACGGAATCGCTGCGGCTGGATCTATGTCCGGTTCCTCGGGTATGATGATTCTCGACGACAGTACCGACATCGTCGAAGCGCTGGCCAATATCACTGCCTTTTACGCACACGAAAGTTGCGGTCAGTGTACACCTTGTCGTGAAGGCTCACTGTGGACCAAGAAGATCACCGCTCGCATGTGCACCGGTGGGGCTCGTCCACAAGATGTGGATTTGCTTTACGATATGGCCGGAAACATTGGTGGTCGTACGGTTTGTCCGATGGGTTACTCCACGACCTGGCCGGTACAAAGTTACATTGAAAAGTTTCGTGATGAATTTGATTCTAAGGCACAAGCCAACGAGTGTGGTATGAAATCGTTTGATGAAAGGCTGATTGAGAAATGA
- a CDS encoding (2Fe-2S)-binding protein, which produces MSEDQKDDGLISVFVDDKEVRCKPGTNLVDLVASVGEEIPHYCYHPKLSVSGNCRMCLIELGMPGRDRNTGEPMLNEDGTPKIMFFPNPAIACGTKAGPGMHIRTKSEMVKKCREGVMEFLLINHPLDCPICDQAGECKLQEFSTDYGKGYSRFVEQKVVKPKRTVLGPRVMLDDERCVLCSRCIRFSKEVANDDVLGFVDRGSYSTLTCYPGKQLENNYSLNTVDICPVGALTSRDFRFKMRVWFLKETPSICTESSVGVNTLVSSREGKIYRITPRRNDEVNDTWMSDSGRVIYKEVEDENRLSADSSNGGLSQVHKYLESEKIAYVGSGSNSVEELYLYNRLSRATRSVANYLVAHTQEGDELLISNDANPNTRGALSVGFIESLPEEQLIDLGSRIDAGDVDTVVAYNEELTAAGITAEQLAKVDVIYFGTNSHVTSEAASVVIPTLTVFEKDGTFINQQFRLQKFLEAVPGLSGVADDLETFSQLLNHFEPGTGDLSSVQAVWAELSNEVSLFEGQSFGALSPEGVALDGSTFKHLPFCEGKTLHYEPAAETVEAEA; this is translated from the coding sequence ATGAGCGAAGACCAAAAAGACGATGGATTGATCAGCGTTTTCGTTGATGACAAAGAAGTGCGGTGCAAGCCAGGTACTAACTTGGTCGATCTGGTAGCAAGTGTTGGAGAAGAGATTCCTCATTATTGTTACCACCCGAAGTTAAGTGTGTCCGGCAACTGTCGCATGTGTCTCATCGAGTTGGGTATGCCTGGTCGGGACCGGAATACCGGTGAGCCTATGCTCAATGAGGATGGTACTCCCAAGATCATGTTTTTCCCAAATCCGGCGATTGCTTGCGGCACCAAAGCGGGCCCGGGTATGCACATTCGCACTAAGTCAGAAATGGTGAAGAAATGCCGGGAGGGAGTGATGGAGTTTCTCCTGATCAATCACCCTCTGGATTGTCCGATCTGTGATCAGGCGGGTGAATGTAAATTACAGGAGTTTTCCACCGATTACGGAAAAGGCTATAGCCGCTTTGTTGAGCAGAAGGTCGTTAAACCGAAACGCACGGTTCTTGGACCACGGGTCATGCTCGATGATGAGCGCTGTGTTCTTTGTTCCCGCTGTATCCGCTTTTCCAAGGAAGTTGCTAACGATGACGTACTTGGATTTGTCGATCGGGGGAGTTACTCCACATTGACCTGTTATCCAGGTAAACAGCTGGAGAACAATTACTCGCTTAACACTGTCGACATCTGTCCTGTTGGCGCACTTACGAGTCGCGACTTCCGTTTCAAAATGCGAGTTTGGTTCCTGAAGGAGACACCCAGCATCTGCACCGAAAGCAGTGTTGGTGTGAATACCCTGGTCTCTTCTCGCGAAGGAAAAATTTACCGGATCACTCCCCGTCGAAATGACGAGGTAAACGATACCTGGATGTCCGATAGTGGTCGTGTAATTTATAAGGAGGTCGAAGATGAAAACCGTTTGAGCGCGGACTCATCAAACGGAGGTCTCTCTCAAGTCCACAAGTATCTCGAAAGTGAAAAAATCGCTTACGTCGGATCCGGTTCGAACAGCGTTGAAGAACTTTATTTATATAACCGATTGAGTCGCGCGACTCGCAGTGTTGCTAACTACCTGGTCGCTCATACTCAGGAGGGAGATGAGTTGCTCATCTCAAACGACGCCAATCCAAATACTCGGGGTGCATTGAGTGTTGGGTTTATTGAATCTCTGCCAGAGGAGCAACTGATTGATCTGGGTTCGAGGATCGATGCGGGTGATGTGGATACCGTTGTCGCCTATAATGAAGAACTGACTGCTGCCGGAATTACAGCAGAGCAGTTAGCCAAGGTGGACGTCATTTATTTTGGAACGAACTCCCATGTTACTTCTGAAGCGGCCTCGGTTGTCATTCCAACTCTGACGGTATTTGAGAAGGACGGAACGTTTATCAATCAGCAGTTCCGATTGCAAAAATTCCTGGAAGCCGTTCCTGGCTTGAGTGGAGTTGCCGATGATCTGGAGACTTTTTCTCAGTTGCTCAATCATTTTGAGCCTGGCACAGGTGACCTCAGCAGCGTTCAAGCTGTTTGGGCAGAATTAAGTAACGAAGTCAGCCTCTTTGAAGGACAATCGTTTGGGGCGCTTTCACCTGAAGGGGTTGCTTTGGATGGATCCACATTTAAACACCTGCCATTCTGCGAAGGGAAGACCCTTCATTATGAACCGGCAGCCGAAACTGTGGAGGCCGAAGCCTAA
- a CDS encoding NADH-quinone oxidoreductase subunit H, with the protein MELPTFVWVIIKAAVLAGVLLSISNLAVLGERKVSSWIQGRVGPNRTSVPIIGSIPVIGPMLTRLGLFQPVADGLKLLLKEDPVPDHVNKFYFFLAPVAAMVPAVTTVAVLPFGQIITDGVTVPLVLADIDIGMLFIFAVSSLGVYGMILAGWASNSKYPFIGGIRSSAQMISYELSMGLSILPVFMWANAPGVDSGLNLFSVVQTQQGAWGVLFMPVAALLFLVSIFAETNRLPFDMPESESELVAGFSTEYGSFKFGLFFAAEYAHIIVGSGVFVVLFLGGWHWLPWVPMHVEGLLGAALSIGVFLAKTIFIVFLFMWIRWTLPRFRYDQIMKLGWTMMLPLAVVNLIVYALIFALLDS; encoded by the coding sequence ATGGAACTGCCTACCTTTGTTTGGGTAATTATCAAGGCGGCTGTTCTGGCAGGCGTATTGCTCTCCATTAGTAACCTTGCGGTGCTTGGTGAGCGGAAGGTGTCCAGTTGGATTCAGGGTCGTGTGGGTCCCAACCGTACTTCAGTTCCGATTATCGGATCGATTCCAGTCATCGGACCTATGCTTACCCGCTTAGGGCTGTTTCAGCCGGTTGCTGATGGACTCAAGCTTCTCCTAAAGGAGGATCCGGTTCCCGACCATGTTAACAAATTCTACTTTTTTCTGGCACCTGTAGCTGCCATGGTTCCGGCGGTGACTACGGTTGCCGTTTTGCCGTTTGGGCAAATCATCACGGACGGCGTTACCGTACCACTCGTATTGGCCGACATTGATATCGGCATGCTCTTTATCTTCGCCGTTTCTTCTTTGGGAGTCTATGGCATGATACTCGCGGGATGGGCTTCCAATAGTAAGTATCCCTTCATTGGTGGAATTCGTTCGTCTGCTCAGATGATCTCCTACGAGTTATCGATGGGACTCTCTATTCTACCTGTATTTATGTGGGCCAATGCTCCGGGAGTGGACAGCGGATTGAACTTATTTTCTGTCGTGCAAACCCAGCAAGGTGCTTGGGGAGTATTGTTTATGCCCGTTGCTGCTTTGCTATTCTTGGTTTCTATTTTTGCTGAAACGAATCGCTTACCATTCGACATGCCTGAGTCGGAGTCGGAGCTGGTTGCCGGATTCAGCACGGAATACGGAAGTTTCAAGTTTGGCCTCTTTTTCGCCGCGGAATATGCTCACATCATTGTCGGTTCCGGTGTGTTTGTTGTGCTCTTCCTCGGTGGATGGCATTGGCTCCCATGGGTTCCGATGCATGTGGAAGGTCTATTGGGAGCAGCCCTTTCAATTGGCGTTTTCCTCGCCAAAACTATCTTTATTGTATTTTTATTCATGTGGATTCGTTGGACGCTTCCGCGTTTCCGCTACGACCAAATTATGAAACTTGGTTGGACCATGATGCTGCCACTGGCAGTTGTTAACCTGATTGTATACGCGCTCATCTTTGCGTTGTTGGATTCTTAA
- a CDS encoding NADH-quinone oxidoreductase subunit I yields the protein MAIKKIERKPLSLAEKTYLPQIVSGLKITLKNIFRPTITLQYPEERPEIPENYRGVPTLVKDPNGREKCVSCQLCEFVCPPKAIRITPGELDDEGENAHVEKGPQEFEVNMLRCIYCGYCQEVCPEEAIWLQDVFSVSGYTREELVYKKDKLYELGGTLPDNHYKWDKKKSAEEAGNAH from the coding sequence ATGGCTATTAAAAAAATAGAAAGAAAACCGCTCTCGCTGGCAGAGAAAACCTACCTGCCACAAATCGTTTCCGGTCTAAAGATTACGCTGAAAAATATCTTCAGACCCACCATCACGCTTCAGTATCCTGAGGAGCGTCCTGAGATACCGGAAAATTATCGGGGAGTTCCTACTCTGGTAAAAGATCCAAATGGCCGCGAGAAATGTGTCTCCTGTCAGTTGTGTGAATTTGTCTGTCCGCCCAAAGCGATCCGGATCACCCCTGGAGAGTTGGACGACGAAGGCGAAAACGCTCACGTTGAAAAAGGCCCTCAGGAATTCGAAGTGAACATGCTTCGTTGCATCTATTGTGGTTATTGTCAGGAAGTTTGCCCTGAAGAGGCCATTTGGTTGCAGGATGTATTTTCCGTTTCCGGTTACACCCGCGAAGAACTCGTTTATAAAAAAGATAAGTTGTATGAGTTGGGCGGCACCTTGCCCGACAATCATTACAAGTGGGATAAAAAGAAATCGGCGGAGGAGGCCGGTAATGCTCACTAA
- a CDS encoding NADH-quinone oxidoreductase subunit J: MVDFLFYMFALTTLLGAGSVVFSRNPVNAAMLLIVSFVGTASLFIVLGAYFLAAVQLAVYAGAVIVLFLFIIMLLNVDTSRKWKPSYFTMAGAVIAGVLMVLAVLHLFKRVENFTTDTLSESAPIGTTTQSFGVELFTTYMLPFQLAGILLLIAMLGVIFISKRTSDKGKEAA; encoded by the coding sequence ATGGTTGACTTTCTATTCTATATGTTCGCCCTGACTACGCTCCTTGGAGCGGGATCGGTTGTTTTTAGCCGCAATCCGGTCAATGCGGCAATGCTACTGATTGTCTCGTTTGTTGGCACAGCATCTTTGTTCATTGTGCTTGGAGCTTACTTCCTGGCAGCCGTTCAATTGGCTGTTTATGCAGGAGCGGTCATCGTTCTCTTTCTGTTTATCATCATGCTACTGAATGTGGATACATCACGAAAGTGGAAGCCCAGTTACTTTACTATGGCTGGCGCGGTGATCGCCGGGGTTTTGATGGTATTGGCTGTCCTGCATCTTTTCAAAAGAGTTGAAAACTTCACTACCGATACGCTAAGTGAATCAGCTCCGATTGGAACGACGACTCAGTCTTTCGGCGTCGAGCTGTTTACGACTTACATGCTGCCATTTCAACTGGCCGGTATCCTGTTACTCATTGCGATGCTTGGAGTCATCTTCATCAGTAAGCGGACTTCGGATAAAGGAAAGGAGGCTGCATGA
- the nuoK gene encoding NADH-quinone oxidoreductase subunit NuoK, giving the protein MTIGLNEFLIVSGLLFTIGFVGLLIRRNTLILFMCLEIMLNGVNLALISFSRFNGTMDGNLMVFFIITVAAAEVAVGLAIIVALFRKRETVFVDELNSLKN; this is encoded by the coding sequence ATGACTATTGGACTGAATGAATTTCTGATCGTTAGCGGACTTCTATTTACCATTGGTTTTGTGGGGCTTCTCATTCGTCGCAATACGCTGATCCTTTTTATGTGTCTGGAGATCATGCTCAATGGCGTGAACCTGGCCTTAATTTCTTTCTCACGATTCAACGGCACCATGGATGGGAATCTCATGGTATTCTTTATTATCACTGTTGCCGCAGCTGAAGTGGCGGTGGGTCTTGCCATAATCGTAGCCCTCTTCCGCAAACGGGAGACGGTATTTGTCGATGAACTTAACTCTTTGAAAAACTGA
- the nuoL gene encoding NADH-quinone oxidoreductase subunit L: MSTSLLYQLLFLIPLVTAGIIACFLRKKHNLAAQLSVLSGAVFSAIGLYLIYVRPEGQLSLAWLSLSGPAGKSFDLSFGVLFNDLSALMLLVLIIVGFLVQVFSLGYMKNDSSKARFFGGLSIFMFAMLGIVLADNLVMIFIFWELVGFGSYVLINHYFEKPTAVAASKKAFIVNRLGDFGFLLGIVFVYQRFGTFDLVELAEMTGHHGELLSTTMGLLLFCGVLGKSAQMPLHVWLPDAMEGPTPISALIHAATMVAAGIYFTARVYFLMTPEALNAIMWVGTITAAFAALVAFGQKDIKKVLAFSTLSQLGYMVAALGLGAYAASHGHDGEAALATGAAIAMFHLTTHAFFKALLFLNSGSIIDACHHEQDIYKMGGLSKKMPITFATFGIGLLAIGGFPFLSGFYSKDTILHLAHEAPAHGGSPLVYYILLATAALTGLYMARLFVVTFFGKARSENAEHAKESGPAMVLPLVILAVLSVIGGYDWFFGHTFESVRSNIPHATGSFKTLMIITGTLFSIGGIVLAWLIWNPSKEADTLETAMPGVFKALAARLYIDAAYDWYVEKIQDRVALILSFLDQLFISGLMVRGTAGVLGLFGIISRSMHVGNLGGYVYWFAIGVLVLGAIAFGIL; encoded by the coding sequence ATGAGTACATCCTTATTATATCAGTTGTTATTTTTGATTCCGCTTGTGACTGCGGGTATCATTGCCTGTTTCTTACGCAAGAAACACAACCTGGCCGCTCAGTTATCGGTATTGTCAGGCGCTGTGTTTTCGGCGATCGGATTATACCTGATCTACGTGCGCCCGGAGGGGCAGCTCTCATTGGCTTGGCTGAGCCTCTCGGGTCCGGCGGGTAAGTCCTTTGATCTGAGCTTCGGTGTTCTGTTTAATGATCTATCGGCCTTGATGTTGCTGGTGCTTATTATCGTCGGGTTTCTGGTTCAGGTATTCAGTCTTGGATACATGAAGAATGATTCTTCCAAAGCTCGGTTCTTTGGTGGATTATCCATCTTCATGTTCGCCATGCTGGGAATCGTTCTAGCGGACAACCTGGTAATGATTTTTATCTTCTGGGAGTTGGTTGGCTTCGGTTCGTATGTGTTGATCAACCACTACTTCGAGAAACCAACGGCGGTTGCTGCCTCAAAGAAAGCCTTTATTGTTAATCGGTTAGGGGACTTTGGTTTTCTACTTGGAATTGTATTTGTTTACCAACGCTTTGGTACATTCGATCTGGTCGAGTTAGCGGAGATGACGGGACACCACGGTGAATTGCTTTCGACGACCATGGGGCTCCTGTTATTCTGTGGAGTCCTTGGGAAATCGGCGCAAATGCCTCTGCACGTTTGGTTGCCGGACGCCATGGAAGGCCCAACGCCGATCTCTGCTTTGATCCACGCCGCTACCATGGTGGCCGCTGGTATCTATTTTACCGCTCGCGTCTACTTCCTTATGACGCCGGAGGCCTTGAATGCCATCATGTGGGTGGGGACGATCACCGCCGCATTTGCCGCACTGGTCGCGTTTGGTCAAAAGGACATTAAGAAGGTTCTGGCGTTTTCAACACTTTCCCAACTCGGCTACATGGTAGCTGCACTGGGGCTAGGAGCTTATGCGGCATCTCACGGACATGATGGTGAAGCCGCTCTGGCAACGGGCGCTGCGATTGCCATGTTCCACTTGACTACTCACGCTTTCTTCAAGGCTCTCCTGTTCCTCAATTCAGGTTCCATTATCGATGCCTGTCATCACGAGCAGGATATCTACAAGATGGGTGGACTTTCGAAAAAGATGCCCATTACTTTTGCCACCTTTGGTATTGGGCTGTTGGCGATAGGAGGATTTCCGTTCCTTTCCGGCTTCTACAGTAAGGACACGATTTTGCATCTGGCTCATGAAGCTCCTGCTCATGGAGGATCGCCGCTTGTTTATTACATCCTTCTGGCAACTGCCGCTTTGACCGGACTCTACATGGCGCGCCTTTTTGTGGTGACCTTCTTTGGGAAGGCTCGTTCCGAAAATGCTGAGCATGCCAAGGAGAGTGGTCCTGCGATGGTTCTACCATTGGTCATTCTCGCAGTGCTGTCAGTGATCGGTGGGTACGATTGGTTTTTTGGCCATACCTTCGAATCGGTTAGGAGTAACATTCCGCATGCGACAGGTTCATTTAAAACCTTAATGATCATTACCGGTACTCTCTTTTCGATCGGTGGAATTGTTTTGGCCTGGCTGATCTGGAATCCGAGCAAAGAGGCGGACACTCTGGAGACTGCCATGCCTGGAGTGTTTAAAGCATTAGCAGCTCGTCTATATATTGACGCTGCTTACGATTGGTATGTTGAAAAGATCCAGGATCGTGTGGCGCTGATTCTCAGTTTCTTGGATCAACTATTTATTTCTGGTCTCATGGTCCGTGGCACTGCCGGGGTCTTGGGTTTATTTGGAATCATTTCCCGCTCTATGCATGTGGGAAATCTCGGTGGCTATGTCTATTGGTTTGCCATCGGAGTTCTGGTCCTGGGAGCCATTGCCTTTGGAATCCTTTAG
- a CDS encoding NADH-quinone oxidoreductase subunit M, with product MSNYSILLLSTILVPLLVAIVLLAAGRLPKGVTQFLATLGFFFPALGGLILWRGFQPVDATGYDYLTSLPTGLEGLGITLKLGMNGLSMPLFFMAGVVGLAAGIYAMQSRAERMQQYLMLLLFMQAGLMGVFASVDVFFFYFFHELALIPTFICIGVWGGRDRHSAAMEMTIYLTLGAMLSLIGLLAIYFQSGAESFDMISLKAAVANAPITGDWQNIIFGLLMFGFGILVSLFPFHSWAPRGYASAPTSVAMLHAGVLKKFGLYGFIQVALPLVPAGAIHWQGLLAGLGLAGVLIIGLITIAQRDLKEMVGFSSVMHMGYCFLGVACVSVLGAAGVVITMVAHGLTVALLFLLVHVVYRRTDTYDMDDMGGLVKKTPALAAIFSAAVFASIGLPGPGMLNFFGEFTIFAALWEYSRLITAGAVLGVIISAIYGLRAIARTFFGPPSEALEKHLAENSVKDITTGEKIPTFILLVTMVVIGLFPRLMTDDMQRSLDANFQSIHSGIEQLAFEEEESEQELASISPPHRQ from the coding sequence ATGAGCAATTATTCGATACTTCTTTTAAGCACTATCCTGGTTCCCCTGCTGGTCGCCATCGTTTTACTGGCTGCTGGACGATTGCCCAAGGGTGTGACTCAATTCCTTGCTACCCTTGGGTTTTTCTTCCCCGCACTGGGTGGACTCATTCTATGGCGAGGATTTCAACCGGTTGATGCAACAGGCTACGATTATCTAACCTCATTGCCAACAGGCCTTGAGGGATTAGGGATTACACTGAAGTTGGGAATGAATGGACTTTCCATGCCGCTATTCTTTATGGCGGGTGTGGTGGGGCTCGCTGCAGGTATTTATGCCATGCAGAGTCGAGCTGAGCGTATGCAGCAATACCTCATGCTTCTTCTCTTTATGCAGGCGGGCTTGATGGGAGTCTTTGCTTCAGTTGATGTCTTTTTCTTTTATTTCTTCCACGAGTTGGCTTTGATCCCGACCTTCATCTGTATCGGTGTATGGGGTGGACGAGATCGCCATTCGGCGGCAATGGAAATGACGATTTACCTGACCTTGGGAGCGATGCTTTCTCTCATCGGTTTGTTGGCCATTTATTTCCAAAGTGGAGCTGAGTCATTCGATATGATCTCTTTGAAGGCGGCTGTAGCCAATGCTCCGATTACTGGAGACTGGCAGAACATCATCTTTGGATTGTTGATGTTTGGCTTCGGAATCCTGGTCTCTCTGTTTCCGTTTCACTCCTGGGCACCTCGCGGATATGCGTCCGCTCCGACTTCGGTCGCAATGCTCCATGCCGGTGTGCTAAAAAAGTTTGGACTGTATGGTTTTATTCAAGTCGCCTTGCCTCTGGTTCCTGCGGGAGCCATTCATTGGCAAGGGTTGTTAGCAGGACTTGGTTTGGCTGGTGTGCTTATCATTGGTTTGATCACCATTGCACAGCGCGATTTGAAAGAAATGGTGGGTTTCAGTTCTGTGATGCACATGGGATATTGTTTCCTGGGTGTGGCCTGTGTTTCAGTGCTGGGTGCCGCGGGTGTTGTGATCACGATGGTGGCACACGGTCTGACTGTTGCCTTACTGTTTCTCCTGGTTCATGTGGTTTACCGACGGACAGACACTTACGATATGGATGACATGGGTGGTTTGGTTAAGAAAACACCAGCGTTGGCTGCTATCTTTTCCGCCGCGGTATTTGCCAGTATTGGATTACCCGGACCTGGCATGTTGAATTTCTTTGGTGAATTTACCATCTTTGCTGCGCTCTGGGAGTACAGCCGTTTGATCACGGCTGGAGCTGTCTTGGGAGTAATCATTTCAGCTATCTATGGATTGCGAGCTATTGCCCGTACCTTTTTTGGCCCCCCTTCTGAGGCCCTTGAAAAGCATTTGGCTGAAAATTCGGTGAAGGACATTACGACGGGAGAAAAAATCCCGACGTTTATCCTACTCGTTACCATGGTCGTGATTGGCCTTTTCCCACGTCTTATGACGGACGACATGCAGCGTAGTCTGGACGCGAACTTCCAAAGTATCCATTCCGGCATTGAGCAACTGGCTTTTGAGGAAGAAGAGTCAGAGCAAGAGCTCGCCAGTATTTCACCCCCCCACAGACAATAA